One genomic region from Sander lucioperca isolate FBNREF2018 chromosome 3, SLUC_FBN_1.2, whole genome shotgun sequence encodes:
- the gcfc2 gene encoding GC-rich sequence DNA-binding factor 2 isoform X3, with the protein MFNKKPRRNFRQRKANSSDEEDDQKNRGDGEENEKAPAAVNKPSKLAQVRGITCSSKREPTPPKPDSSDGEDGETLEVTEEREERNKDSDGFKTKTNSILSFSDDKEAEEPTFKLKKSSDKAVLFQVRRKEALPAKTNLSTAGGGVPPCASPRQEYDSQASPRALHHNDDDDDDDDDDDENGDDDDDNNSDEGDARSPSASSASDSSRSATKPVVIPNAEEIKAARWQRRATRAQKEFISLGRDGHSSAGSTPDHYSREDEEDRVDDDDEPDDHERRIEFAPRLKSIRERIAEKLGESDGSLSGADGEEQNIWEETQIEKGVKRRPGDQSPSGSDSSSYSYSSSSSRRERRRRQRQNKRSTGLRSLKTLPPISVSMIKKRITGKLDSLKEVHRARQAELRRMEGDVESAKTSAETLEESSSESQLKFYRAMTLFIHNLVECLREKVVEINSLELDLHSLLSGQMDALLAQRRQRIKEQADRLQQLSYSQSGTSDNGTETQGEADSAVKAEEDFDIPEDTQPSAEEEEQLQKKIADILLRSQTVFSDVQDEFSEVKKILSHFEEWRGSYSDSYHNAYISLCLPKLLNPIIRHQLLAWNPLKDNIGDFENLPWFTAVETFCHGHGHEELEHTDRQTLSNIIEKTVLPKITAYVELVWDPMSRNQSVCLSDVCHRLKEDYSIFEGEQSKPVKALKEAVIRRLRSCVDEDVFIPLYPKEFLEDRSSPQCRFRDQQFWTAVKLLGNMGKWDLLLPEFVLKELMLDKLLNRYLMITVCSQTLYNNAVHACRKIADSLPLSWFKGENACLPQLQNFRNHLVQKVHTICKQQPPEDPNTRSSVVEVLQILSRIRCNDSIMAIAEKYHYEDVIYSHQLLNQETL; encoded by the exons ATGTTCAATAAAAAGCCTCGGAGGAACTTTCGGCAGAGAAAAGCGAACTCCAGTGACGAGGAGGATGATCAGAAGAAtagaggagatggagaggaaaATGAGAAAGCTCCAGCTGCGGTAAATAAACCGTCCAAACTGGCCCAGGTCCGCGGCATTACTTGCAGCTCCAAGCGGGAACCGACGCCTCCCAAGCCGGACAGCAGTGACGGAGAAGACGGCGAGACGTTGGAAGTTacagaagaaagagaagagaggaataaAGACAGCGATGGGTTTAAGACGAAAACAAACTCCATCCTCAGTTTCTCTGACGACAAAGAAG CTGAAGAGCCAACATTTAAACTGAAGAAGTCCTCTGATAAAGCTGTACTGTTCCAAGTAAGAAGGAAGGAGGCTTTACCTGCCAAGACCAACCTAAGCACAG CAGGTGGAGGTGTCCCACCATGTGCTTCTCCCAGGCAAGAATATGACAGTCAGGCTTCACCACGTGCTCTGCAccataatgatgatgatgatgatgacgatgatgatgacgacGAAAAtggcgatgatgatgatgacaataACAGTGACGAAGGGGATGCCAGGTCTCCCTCAGCTAGCTCAGCCTCAGACTCCAGCCGCTCTGCTACTAAACCAG TAGTTATCCCTAATGCCGAAGAGATCAAGGCAGCCAGATGGCAGCGTCGCGCCACTCGAGCCCAGAAAGAATTCATTTCCCTGGGTAGAGATGGCCACAGTTCCGCCGGCAGCACCCCGGATCACTACAGCAGGGAAGATGAAGAAGACAGagtggatgatgatgatgagccAGATGATCATGAGAGAAGAATCGAGTTTGCACCAAGATTGAAGAGCATTAGGGAGAGGATTGCCGAGAAACTTG GAGAAAGTGATGGAAGTCTCTCAGGAGCTGATGGAGAAGAGCAGAACATTTGGGAGGAGACACAAATTGAGAAGGGAGTCAAGAGACGGCCAGGAGATCAG AGCCCATCTGGCAGTGATTCCAGCAGCTACAGctacagcagcagtagcagcaggcGAGAGAGACGACGACGACAACGACAAAACAAGAGATCAACAGGGCTCAGATCCCTAAAGACTCTTCCTCCCATCAGTGTTTCAATGATCAAGAAGAGGATTACAGGAAA actAGACTCCTTGAAGGAGGTGCACAGAGCACGGCAGGCAGAGTTGAGGAGGATGGAGGGTGATGTTGAGAGTGCTAAAACCTCTGCGGAAACTCTGGAGGAAAGTTCCTCCGAGAGCCAGCTGAAGTTTTACAGGGCCATGACCCTCTTTATCCACAACCTGGTGGAGTGTCTACGGGAGAAG GTTGTTGAGATCAACTCACTGGAACTGGATTTGCACTCTCTGCTGTCTGGCCAGATGGATGCGCTGTTAGCACAGAGACGACAGAGGATCAAGGAACAGGCTGACCGCCTGCAGCAGCTCAGCT ATAGCCAGAGTGGAACCTCAGACAATGGAACAGAAACTCAAGG TGAGGCAGACTCTGCTGTTAAAGCTGAAGAGGATTTTGATATACCTGAAGACACACAGCCCTCAGcagaagaggaggagcagctgcagaagaagatag CTGATATCCTGTTGAGGTCCCAGACAGTGTTTTCTGACGTCCAGGACGAGTTCAGCGAAGTTAAGAAGATTCTGTCCCATTTTGAAGAATGGAGAGGATCTTACTCTGACTCTTACCACAATGCCTACATCTCTCTGTGTCTGCCCAAGTTGTTGAACCCCATCATAAGACATCAGCTACTGGCGTGGAACCCACTAAAG GACAATATTGGTGACTTTGAAAACCTACCGTGGTTCACAGCAGTGGAGACCTTTTGTCATGGTCATGGCCATGAGGAGCTagagcacacagacagacagacactgtcTAATATCATTGAAAAGACTGTCCTACCCAAAATAACAG CCTATGTGGAGCTGGTGTGGGATCCCATGTCCCGGAATCAGTCAGTCTGTCTATCCGACGTCTGTCACAGACTGAAGGAGGACTATTCCATCTTTGAAGGAGAGCAGAGTAAACCGGTCAAG GCATTGAAAGAGGCTGTGATCCGCCGACTGAGGAGCTGCGTAGATGAAGATGTCTTCATCCCTCTTTACCCCAAAGA GTTCCTAGAAGACAGGTCGTCTCCTCAGTGTCGCTTCAGAGATCAACAGTTCTGGACGGCCGTAAAA CTACTAGGTAACATGGGAAAATGGGATTTGCTGCTTCCCGAGTTTGTATTAAAGGAACTGATGTTGGACAAACTGCTGAACCGATACCTGATGATCACCGTGTGCAGTCAGACACTGTACAACAATGCTGTCCATGCATGCAGAAAG atAGCAGACAGTCTGCCGCTCTCTTGGTTCAAAGGAGAGAATGCCTGTTTGCCTCAGCTCCAGAATTTCAGAAACCACCTAGTTCAGAAAGTTCATACCATCTGCAAACAGCAGCCTCCTGAAGATCCAAACACTAG GTCCTCTGTGGTGGAAGTGCTACAGATTTTGAGTAGAATCAGGTGCAATGACTCCATCATGGCGATAGCAGAGAAATACCACTATGAAGATGTCATCTACTCTCACCAACTGCTGAATCAAGAGACTCTATGA
- the gcfc2 gene encoding GC-rich sequence DNA-binding factor 2 isoform X4: MFNKKPRRNFRQRKANSSDEEDDQKNRGDGEENEKAPAAVNKPSKLAQVRGITCSSKREPTPPKPDSSDGEDGETLEVTEEREERNKDSDGFKTKTNSILSFSDDKEAEEPTFKLKKSSDKAVLFQVRRKEALPAKTNLSTAGGGVPPRALHHNDDDDDDDDDDDENGDDDDDNNSDEGDARSPSASSASDSSRSATKPVVIPNAEEIKAARWQRRATRAQKEFISLGRDGHSSAGSTPDHYSREDEEDRVDDDDEPDDHERRIEFAPRLKSIRERIAEKLGESDGSLSGADGEEQNIWEETQIEKGVKRRPGDQSPSGSDSSSYSYSSSSSRRERRRRQRQNKRSTGLRSLKTLPPISVSMIKKRITGKLDSLKEVHRARQAELRRMEGDVESAKTSAETLEESSSESQLKFYRAMTLFIHNLVECLREKVVEINSLELDLHSLLSGQMDALLAQRRQRIKEQADRLQQLSYSQSGTSDNGTETQGEADSAVKAEEDFDIPEDTQPSAEEEEQLQKKIADILLRSQTVFSDVQDEFSEVKKILSHFEEWRGSYSDSYHNAYISLCLPKLLNPIIRHQLLAWNPLKDNIGDFENLPWFTAVETFCHGHGHEELEHTDRQTLSNIIEKTVLPKITAYVELVWDPMSRNQSVCLSDVCHRLKEDYSIFEGEQSKPVKALKEAVIRRLRSCVDEDVFIPLYPKEFLEDRSSPQCRFRDQQFWTAVKLLGNMGKWDLLLPEFVLKELMLDKLLNRYLMITVCSQTLYNNAVHACRKIADSLPLSWFKGENACLPQLQNFRNHLVQKVHTICKQQPPEDPNTRSSVVEVLQILSRIRCNDSIMAIAEKYHYEDVIYSHQLLNQETL, translated from the exons ATGTTCAATAAAAAGCCTCGGAGGAACTTTCGGCAGAGAAAAGCGAACTCCAGTGACGAGGAGGATGATCAGAAGAAtagaggagatggagaggaaaATGAGAAAGCTCCAGCTGCGGTAAATAAACCGTCCAAACTGGCCCAGGTCCGCGGCATTACTTGCAGCTCCAAGCGGGAACCGACGCCTCCCAAGCCGGACAGCAGTGACGGAGAAGACGGCGAGACGTTGGAAGTTacagaagaaagagaagagaggaataaAGACAGCGATGGGTTTAAGACGAAAACAAACTCCATCCTCAGTTTCTCTGACGACAAAGAAG CTGAAGAGCCAACATTTAAACTGAAGAAGTCCTCTGATAAAGCTGTACTGTTCCAAGTAAGAAGGAAGGAGGCTTTACCTGCCAAGACCAACCTAAGCACAG CAGGTGGAGGTGTCC CACCACGTGCTCTGCAccataatgatgatgatgatgatgacgatgatgatgacgacGAAAAtggcgatgatgatgatgacaataACAGTGACGAAGGGGATGCCAGGTCTCCCTCAGCTAGCTCAGCCTCAGACTCCAGCCGCTCTGCTACTAAACCAG TAGTTATCCCTAATGCCGAAGAGATCAAGGCAGCCAGATGGCAGCGTCGCGCCACTCGAGCCCAGAAAGAATTCATTTCCCTGGGTAGAGATGGCCACAGTTCCGCCGGCAGCACCCCGGATCACTACAGCAGGGAAGATGAAGAAGACAGagtggatgatgatgatgagccAGATGATCATGAGAGAAGAATCGAGTTTGCACCAAGATTGAAGAGCATTAGGGAGAGGATTGCCGAGAAACTTG GAGAAAGTGATGGAAGTCTCTCAGGAGCTGATGGAGAAGAGCAGAACATTTGGGAGGAGACACAAATTGAGAAGGGAGTCAAGAGACGGCCAGGAGATCAG AGCCCATCTGGCAGTGATTCCAGCAGCTACAGctacagcagcagtagcagcaggcGAGAGAGACGACGACGACAACGACAAAACAAGAGATCAACAGGGCTCAGATCCCTAAAGACTCTTCCTCCCATCAGTGTTTCAATGATCAAGAAGAGGATTACAGGAAA actAGACTCCTTGAAGGAGGTGCACAGAGCACGGCAGGCAGAGTTGAGGAGGATGGAGGGTGATGTTGAGAGTGCTAAAACCTCTGCGGAAACTCTGGAGGAAAGTTCCTCCGAGAGCCAGCTGAAGTTTTACAGGGCCATGACCCTCTTTATCCACAACCTGGTGGAGTGTCTACGGGAGAAG GTTGTTGAGATCAACTCACTGGAACTGGATTTGCACTCTCTGCTGTCTGGCCAGATGGATGCGCTGTTAGCACAGAGACGACAGAGGATCAAGGAACAGGCTGACCGCCTGCAGCAGCTCAGCT ATAGCCAGAGTGGAACCTCAGACAATGGAACAGAAACTCAAGG TGAGGCAGACTCTGCTGTTAAAGCTGAAGAGGATTTTGATATACCTGAAGACACACAGCCCTCAGcagaagaggaggagcagctgcagaagaagatag CTGATATCCTGTTGAGGTCCCAGACAGTGTTTTCTGACGTCCAGGACGAGTTCAGCGAAGTTAAGAAGATTCTGTCCCATTTTGAAGAATGGAGAGGATCTTACTCTGACTCTTACCACAATGCCTACATCTCTCTGTGTCTGCCCAAGTTGTTGAACCCCATCATAAGACATCAGCTACTGGCGTGGAACCCACTAAAG GACAATATTGGTGACTTTGAAAACCTACCGTGGTTCACAGCAGTGGAGACCTTTTGTCATGGTCATGGCCATGAGGAGCTagagcacacagacagacagacactgtcTAATATCATTGAAAAGACTGTCCTACCCAAAATAACAG CCTATGTGGAGCTGGTGTGGGATCCCATGTCCCGGAATCAGTCAGTCTGTCTATCCGACGTCTGTCACAGACTGAAGGAGGACTATTCCATCTTTGAAGGAGAGCAGAGTAAACCGGTCAAG GCATTGAAAGAGGCTGTGATCCGCCGACTGAGGAGCTGCGTAGATGAAGATGTCTTCATCCCTCTTTACCCCAAAGA GTTCCTAGAAGACAGGTCGTCTCCTCAGTGTCGCTTCAGAGATCAACAGTTCTGGACGGCCGTAAAA CTACTAGGTAACATGGGAAAATGGGATTTGCTGCTTCCCGAGTTTGTATTAAAGGAACTGATGTTGGACAAACTGCTGAACCGATACCTGATGATCACCGTGTGCAGTCAGACACTGTACAACAATGCTGTCCATGCATGCAGAAAG atAGCAGACAGTCTGCCGCTCTCTTGGTTCAAAGGAGAGAATGCCTGTTTGCCTCAGCTCCAGAATTTCAGAAACCACCTAGTTCAGAAAGTTCATACCATCTGCAAACAGCAGCCTCCTGAAGATCCAAACACTAG GTCCTCTGTGGTGGAAGTGCTACAGATTTTGAGTAGAATCAGGTGCAATGACTCCATCATGGCGATAGCAGAGAAATACCACTATGAAGATGTCATCTACTCTCACCAACTGCTGAATCAAGAGACTCTATGA
- the gcfc2 gene encoding GC-rich sequence DNA-binding factor 2 isoform X2, whose amino-acid sequence MFNKKPRRNFRQRKANSSDEEDDQKNRGDGEENEKAPAAVNKPSKLAQVRGITCSSKREPTPPKPDSSDGEDGETLEVTEEREERNKDSDGFKTKTNSILSFSDDKEAEEPTFKLKKSSDKAVLFQVRRKEALPAKTNLSTVPAGGGVPPCASPRQEYDSQASPRALHHNDDDDDDDDDDDENGDDDDDNNSDEGDARSPSASSASDSSRSATKPVIPNAEEIKAARWQRRATRAQKEFISLGRDGHSSAGSTPDHYSREDEEDRVDDDDEPDDHERRIEFAPRLKSIRERIAEKLGESDGSLSGADGEEQNIWEETQIEKGVKRRPGDQSPSGSDSSSYSYSSSSSRRERRRRQRQNKRSTGLRSLKTLPPISVSMIKKRITGKLDSLKEVHRARQAELRRMEGDVESAKTSAETLEESSSESQLKFYRAMTLFIHNLVECLREKVVEINSLELDLHSLLSGQMDALLAQRRQRIKEQADRLQQLSYSQSGTSDNGTETQGEADSAVKAEEDFDIPEDTQPSAEEEEQLQKKIADILLRSQTVFSDVQDEFSEVKKILSHFEEWRGSYSDSYHNAYISLCLPKLLNPIIRHQLLAWNPLKDNIGDFENLPWFTAVETFCHGHGHEELEHTDRQTLSNIIEKTVLPKITAYVELVWDPMSRNQSVCLSDVCHRLKEDYSIFEGEQSKPVKALKEAVIRRLRSCVDEDVFIPLYPKEFLEDRSSPQCRFRDQQFWTAVKLLGNMGKWDLLLPEFVLKELMLDKLLNRYLMITVCSQTLYNNAVHACRKIADSLPLSWFKGENACLPQLQNFRNHLVQKVHTICKQQPPEDPNTRSSVVEVLQILSRIRCNDSIMAIAEKYHYEDVIYSHQLLNQETL is encoded by the exons ATGTTCAATAAAAAGCCTCGGAGGAACTTTCGGCAGAGAAAAGCGAACTCCAGTGACGAGGAGGATGATCAGAAGAAtagaggagatggagaggaaaATGAGAAAGCTCCAGCTGCGGTAAATAAACCGTCCAAACTGGCCCAGGTCCGCGGCATTACTTGCAGCTCCAAGCGGGAACCGACGCCTCCCAAGCCGGACAGCAGTGACGGAGAAGACGGCGAGACGTTGGAAGTTacagaagaaagagaagagaggaataaAGACAGCGATGGGTTTAAGACGAAAACAAACTCCATCCTCAGTTTCTCTGACGACAAAGAAG CTGAAGAGCCAACATTTAAACTGAAGAAGTCCTCTGATAAAGCTGTACTGTTCCAAGTAAGAAGGAAGGAGGCTTTACCTGCCAAGACCAACCTAAGCACAG TCCCAGCAGGTGGAGGTGTCCCACCATGTGCTTCTCCCAGGCAAGAATATGACAGTCAGGCTTCACCACGTGCTCTGCAccataatgatgatgatgatgatgacgatgatgatgacgacGAAAAtggcgatgatgatgatgacaataACAGTGACGAAGGGGATGCCAGGTCTCCCTCAGCTAGCTCAGCCTCAGACTCCAGCCGCTCTGCTACTAAACCAG TTATCCCTAATGCCGAAGAGATCAAGGCAGCCAGATGGCAGCGTCGCGCCACTCGAGCCCAGAAAGAATTCATTTCCCTGGGTAGAGATGGCCACAGTTCCGCCGGCAGCACCCCGGATCACTACAGCAGGGAAGATGAAGAAGACAGagtggatgatgatgatgagccAGATGATCATGAGAGAAGAATCGAGTTTGCACCAAGATTGAAGAGCATTAGGGAGAGGATTGCCGAGAAACTTG GAGAAAGTGATGGAAGTCTCTCAGGAGCTGATGGAGAAGAGCAGAACATTTGGGAGGAGACACAAATTGAGAAGGGAGTCAAGAGACGGCCAGGAGATCAG AGCCCATCTGGCAGTGATTCCAGCAGCTACAGctacagcagcagtagcagcaggcGAGAGAGACGACGACGACAACGACAAAACAAGAGATCAACAGGGCTCAGATCCCTAAAGACTCTTCCTCCCATCAGTGTTTCAATGATCAAGAAGAGGATTACAGGAAA actAGACTCCTTGAAGGAGGTGCACAGAGCACGGCAGGCAGAGTTGAGGAGGATGGAGGGTGATGTTGAGAGTGCTAAAACCTCTGCGGAAACTCTGGAGGAAAGTTCCTCCGAGAGCCAGCTGAAGTTTTACAGGGCCATGACCCTCTTTATCCACAACCTGGTGGAGTGTCTACGGGAGAAG GTTGTTGAGATCAACTCACTGGAACTGGATTTGCACTCTCTGCTGTCTGGCCAGATGGATGCGCTGTTAGCACAGAGACGACAGAGGATCAAGGAACAGGCTGACCGCCTGCAGCAGCTCAGCT ATAGCCAGAGTGGAACCTCAGACAATGGAACAGAAACTCAAGG TGAGGCAGACTCTGCTGTTAAAGCTGAAGAGGATTTTGATATACCTGAAGACACACAGCCCTCAGcagaagaggaggagcagctgcagaagaagatag CTGATATCCTGTTGAGGTCCCAGACAGTGTTTTCTGACGTCCAGGACGAGTTCAGCGAAGTTAAGAAGATTCTGTCCCATTTTGAAGAATGGAGAGGATCTTACTCTGACTCTTACCACAATGCCTACATCTCTCTGTGTCTGCCCAAGTTGTTGAACCCCATCATAAGACATCAGCTACTGGCGTGGAACCCACTAAAG GACAATATTGGTGACTTTGAAAACCTACCGTGGTTCACAGCAGTGGAGACCTTTTGTCATGGTCATGGCCATGAGGAGCTagagcacacagacagacagacactgtcTAATATCATTGAAAAGACTGTCCTACCCAAAATAACAG CCTATGTGGAGCTGGTGTGGGATCCCATGTCCCGGAATCAGTCAGTCTGTCTATCCGACGTCTGTCACAGACTGAAGGAGGACTATTCCATCTTTGAAGGAGAGCAGAGTAAACCGGTCAAG GCATTGAAAGAGGCTGTGATCCGCCGACTGAGGAGCTGCGTAGATGAAGATGTCTTCATCCCTCTTTACCCCAAAGA GTTCCTAGAAGACAGGTCGTCTCCTCAGTGTCGCTTCAGAGATCAACAGTTCTGGACGGCCGTAAAA CTACTAGGTAACATGGGAAAATGGGATTTGCTGCTTCCCGAGTTTGTATTAAAGGAACTGATGTTGGACAAACTGCTGAACCGATACCTGATGATCACCGTGTGCAGTCAGACACTGTACAACAATGCTGTCCATGCATGCAGAAAG atAGCAGACAGTCTGCCGCTCTCTTGGTTCAAAGGAGAGAATGCCTGTTTGCCTCAGCTCCAGAATTTCAGAAACCACCTAGTTCAGAAAGTTCATACCATCTGCAAACAGCAGCCTCCTGAAGATCCAAACACTAG GTCCTCTGTGGTGGAAGTGCTACAGATTTTGAGTAGAATCAGGTGCAATGACTCCATCATGGCGATAGCAGAGAAATACCACTATGAAGATGTCATCTACTCTCACCAACTGCTGAATCAAGAGACTCTATGA
- the gcfc2 gene encoding GC-rich sequence DNA-binding factor 2 isoform X1, translating to MFNKKPRRNFRQRKANSSDEEDDQKNRGDGEENEKAPAAVNKPSKLAQVRGITCSSKREPTPPKPDSSDGEDGETLEVTEEREERNKDSDGFKTKTNSILSFSDDKEAEEPTFKLKKSSDKAVLFQVRRKEALPAKTNLSTVPAGGGVPPCASPRQEYDSQASPRALHHNDDDDDDDDDDDENGDDDDDNNSDEGDARSPSASSASDSSRSATKPVVIPNAEEIKAARWQRRATRAQKEFISLGRDGHSSAGSTPDHYSREDEEDRVDDDDEPDDHERRIEFAPRLKSIRERIAEKLGESDGSLSGADGEEQNIWEETQIEKGVKRRPGDQSPSGSDSSSYSYSSSSSRRERRRRQRQNKRSTGLRSLKTLPPISVSMIKKRITGKLDSLKEVHRARQAELRRMEGDVESAKTSAETLEESSSESQLKFYRAMTLFIHNLVECLREKVVEINSLELDLHSLLSGQMDALLAQRRQRIKEQADRLQQLSYSQSGTSDNGTETQGEADSAVKAEEDFDIPEDTQPSAEEEEQLQKKIADILLRSQTVFSDVQDEFSEVKKILSHFEEWRGSYSDSYHNAYISLCLPKLLNPIIRHQLLAWNPLKDNIGDFENLPWFTAVETFCHGHGHEELEHTDRQTLSNIIEKTVLPKITAYVELVWDPMSRNQSVCLSDVCHRLKEDYSIFEGEQSKPVKALKEAVIRRLRSCVDEDVFIPLYPKEFLEDRSSPQCRFRDQQFWTAVKLLGNMGKWDLLLPEFVLKELMLDKLLNRYLMITVCSQTLYNNAVHACRKIADSLPLSWFKGENACLPQLQNFRNHLVQKVHTICKQQPPEDPNTRSSVVEVLQILSRIRCNDSIMAIAEKYHYEDVIYSHQLLNQETL from the exons ATGTTCAATAAAAAGCCTCGGAGGAACTTTCGGCAGAGAAAAGCGAACTCCAGTGACGAGGAGGATGATCAGAAGAAtagaggagatggagaggaaaATGAGAAAGCTCCAGCTGCGGTAAATAAACCGTCCAAACTGGCCCAGGTCCGCGGCATTACTTGCAGCTCCAAGCGGGAACCGACGCCTCCCAAGCCGGACAGCAGTGACGGAGAAGACGGCGAGACGTTGGAAGTTacagaagaaagagaagagaggaataaAGACAGCGATGGGTTTAAGACGAAAACAAACTCCATCCTCAGTTTCTCTGACGACAAAGAAG CTGAAGAGCCAACATTTAAACTGAAGAAGTCCTCTGATAAAGCTGTACTGTTCCAAGTAAGAAGGAAGGAGGCTTTACCTGCCAAGACCAACCTAAGCACAG TCCCAGCAGGTGGAGGTGTCCCACCATGTGCTTCTCCCAGGCAAGAATATGACAGTCAGGCTTCACCACGTGCTCTGCAccataatgatgatgatgatgatgacgatgatgatgacgacGAAAAtggcgatgatgatgatgacaataACAGTGACGAAGGGGATGCCAGGTCTCCCTCAGCTAGCTCAGCCTCAGACTCCAGCCGCTCTGCTACTAAACCAG TAGTTATCCCTAATGCCGAAGAGATCAAGGCAGCCAGATGGCAGCGTCGCGCCACTCGAGCCCAGAAAGAATTCATTTCCCTGGGTAGAGATGGCCACAGTTCCGCCGGCAGCACCCCGGATCACTACAGCAGGGAAGATGAAGAAGACAGagtggatgatgatgatgagccAGATGATCATGAGAGAAGAATCGAGTTTGCACCAAGATTGAAGAGCATTAGGGAGAGGATTGCCGAGAAACTTG GAGAAAGTGATGGAAGTCTCTCAGGAGCTGATGGAGAAGAGCAGAACATTTGGGAGGAGACACAAATTGAGAAGGGAGTCAAGAGACGGCCAGGAGATCAG AGCCCATCTGGCAGTGATTCCAGCAGCTACAGctacagcagcagtagcagcaggcGAGAGAGACGACGACGACAACGACAAAACAAGAGATCAACAGGGCTCAGATCCCTAAAGACTCTTCCTCCCATCAGTGTTTCAATGATCAAGAAGAGGATTACAGGAAA actAGACTCCTTGAAGGAGGTGCACAGAGCACGGCAGGCAGAGTTGAGGAGGATGGAGGGTGATGTTGAGAGTGCTAAAACCTCTGCGGAAACTCTGGAGGAAAGTTCCTCCGAGAGCCAGCTGAAGTTTTACAGGGCCATGACCCTCTTTATCCACAACCTGGTGGAGTGTCTACGGGAGAAG GTTGTTGAGATCAACTCACTGGAACTGGATTTGCACTCTCTGCTGTCTGGCCAGATGGATGCGCTGTTAGCACAGAGACGACAGAGGATCAAGGAACAGGCTGACCGCCTGCAGCAGCTCAGCT ATAGCCAGAGTGGAACCTCAGACAATGGAACAGAAACTCAAGG TGAGGCAGACTCTGCTGTTAAAGCTGAAGAGGATTTTGATATACCTGAAGACACACAGCCCTCAGcagaagaggaggagcagctgcagaagaagatag CTGATATCCTGTTGAGGTCCCAGACAGTGTTTTCTGACGTCCAGGACGAGTTCAGCGAAGTTAAGAAGATTCTGTCCCATTTTGAAGAATGGAGAGGATCTTACTCTGACTCTTACCACAATGCCTACATCTCTCTGTGTCTGCCCAAGTTGTTGAACCCCATCATAAGACATCAGCTACTGGCGTGGAACCCACTAAAG GACAATATTGGTGACTTTGAAAACCTACCGTGGTTCACAGCAGTGGAGACCTTTTGTCATGGTCATGGCCATGAGGAGCTagagcacacagacagacagacactgtcTAATATCATTGAAAAGACTGTCCTACCCAAAATAACAG CCTATGTGGAGCTGGTGTGGGATCCCATGTCCCGGAATCAGTCAGTCTGTCTATCCGACGTCTGTCACAGACTGAAGGAGGACTATTCCATCTTTGAAGGAGAGCAGAGTAAACCGGTCAAG GCATTGAAAGAGGCTGTGATCCGCCGACTGAGGAGCTGCGTAGATGAAGATGTCTTCATCCCTCTTTACCCCAAAGA GTTCCTAGAAGACAGGTCGTCTCCTCAGTGTCGCTTCAGAGATCAACAGTTCTGGACGGCCGTAAAA CTACTAGGTAACATGGGAAAATGGGATTTGCTGCTTCCCGAGTTTGTATTAAAGGAACTGATGTTGGACAAACTGCTGAACCGATACCTGATGATCACCGTGTGCAGTCAGACACTGTACAACAATGCTGTCCATGCATGCAGAAAG atAGCAGACAGTCTGCCGCTCTCTTGGTTCAAAGGAGAGAATGCCTGTTTGCCTCAGCTCCAGAATTTCAGAAACCACCTAGTTCAGAAAGTTCATACCATCTGCAAACAGCAGCCTCCTGAAGATCCAAACACTAG GTCCTCTGTGGTGGAAGTGCTACAGATTTTGAGTAGAATCAGGTGCAATGACTCCATCATGGCGATAGCAGAGAAATACCACTATGAAGATGTCATCTACTCTCACCAACTGCTGAATCAAGAGACTCTATGA